The sequence GAGTCGCAAGGCCCTCTTCCAGCGCGGCCGCCACCGTCACCACCTTGAAGGTGGACCCCGGCTCGTTCCGATCGGTAACGATGCGGTTTCTGCGCGCACCCCACTCTGATGCAGCATAGCGACCCGGGTCGAAACCGGGCCAGCAGCCCATCGCAAGGATGTCTCCGGTACGCGGGTCCATGAACAGGCCCGAAGCGGAACGGGCACCGGTCCTCTCAACGGTCCGACGCAGTTCTCTCTCCAGAACAGACTGGGTGGTGGTATCGAGCGTCAGGTGCAGCGTCGCGCCGTCCTTCGGATCCTGGACGGTGCCCCACGATGCGGAGAACTTGAGACCCCTTCCGTCCCTGCCCACTGTTCGCTCGCCGGGGATACCGCGCACAAGCTCGTCGAAGCGCTCTTCCAGGCCTTCGGCACCGCGACCATCCGCCATGCAGAACCCCACGACATGGGCCCCGGTGGTCCCTTCGGGATAGAGGCGGGAAGGCTCCGTTCGCTCACGAAGATTGCCCGGCAGCGTGATGGCAAGCGGGGTGCCTTCGCGGTCGAGGATGGCTCCACGAGCCGCGGGCAGTTGCTGGCGATGCTCCTGTTGCCTTCTGGCTTCATCCTTCAGGGAGCGCGCCTGGATCACCTGCACCTGAACAAGGCGAGCCACGACCACCATGCCCACAATGCCTGCCAGGACCAATCCGAGAACAACGCGGGACTCAAACCGACCTGCCGCTCTCCGCTTCCCAGCCACCGCCGCCCCCTTCCGCGACACTCCCTCAGCCTGCCTCCCCGCTCACGGAGATCCAGACAACGTCTCCCCACGCCGGAGCCGAAAGCCCCAGACGCCGGTCGGCCAGCGGTGCAATCCTCTCCCAGGTGGACAACCTCGAACGCGCTCCCTCCAGACGCAGGAGCGTGCGTTCCATGGACTCCCGTCGTGAAACGAGGCCGTCACGCTCACGAAGAGCTTCGGAGAGCCGGAGGCGCTCCCACACACAAGAGAAGAGGAGCGGGACGCCGACGACCAGTACGACGACACCCCCCACAACCCGCCGACGATCTCTCCTCCGCCGTCGCGATGTGGCCGCGGCCTGTCCCGCCCTCTCCGCGCTGTTCGTATTCGGACTCAACAGCTCTCTCCCGCATCCGGAAGGCGCTCGGCCGCCCGGAGTTTCGCGCTTCGCGAACGGGGGTTCTTTTCCCGTTCAGAACTCGACGCCACCACCGCCCGGCGCGTCAGAACCTGCAGCCACGCTCGATCTCCTCCGCATCTGCAAAGCGGAGACTCCGGCGGACACTCACAGGCCCGGGCCGCGTCCCGGAATGCCCGCTTCACGCGGCGATCCTCCAGGCTGTGAAAACTGATGGCCGCGACTCTCCCCCCCGGTGCCAGTACGCTCTGTAGACCGTCCAGCAGGCAGTCGAGTTGACCCAGTTCATCATTGACCGCAATCCGCAACGCCTGGAAGACACGCGCCGCCGACTTGGAGCGCCCATCCGGCCGACGCCCTGCAACACCCTCCAGGACCCGACGAAGGTCGGTCGTGGTCTCCATCGCGTCCCGATCCCGCGCCTCCAGAATGGCCCGCGCCACGCGCGGCGCCCGAGGCTCTTCTCCGAACTGCCGGAGGATCCGAATGAGCGCCTCCGGGTCCAGTTCGCTCAAGAACTCCCGGGCGGAGTGCCCCGAGGTCGGGTCGAATCGCATATCGAGCGGCCCGTCGC is a genomic window of Gemmatimonadota bacterium containing:
- the rsmH gene encoding 16S rRNA (cytosine(1402)-N(4))-methyltransferase RsmH, producing the protein MKRGPMDFRHEPVLLDQAVDLWAAPSARRVVDGTVGHAGHSLELLRRRPDIHLLAVDRDPAAVEFVRRRFSGFGDRAQVVHGSYADLPRLAHEWAGGPVDGLLLDLGVSSPQIDDPGRGFSTRRDGPLDMRFDPTSGHSAREFLSELDPEALIRILRQFGEEPRAPRVARAILEARDRDAMETTTDLRRVLEGVAGRRPDGRSKSAARVFQALRIAVNDELGQLDCLLDGLQSVLAPGGRVAAISFHSLEDRRVKRAFRDAARACECPPESPLCRCGGDRAWLQVLTRRAVVASSSEREKNPRSRSAKLRAAERLPDAGESC